The proteins below are encoded in one region of Peribacillus muralis:
- the serA gene encoding phosphoglycerate dehydrogenase, which produces MYRILVADAIKPEGLEPLSGASNILLIQKTVEEAANELEQIDAILVRSATKVTEELMKGMPQLKIIARAGVGVDNIDIPAATKRGIVVVNAPDGNTISTAEHTFAMMASLMRHIPQANASLKNGEWKRSSYTGTELRGKTLGIVGFGRIGGEIAKRAKVFGMDVIVYDPFLSADRAKKMSVLSLPLDELLPKADIITVHTPLTAETRGLINKEKLYTCKKGVYILNCARGGILDEDDLYEMIVKGQVAGAALDVFVEEPPFGHKLLELDNVIATPHLGASTKEAQLNVAVQVAQEVLTFFEGNPVSSSINLPAISKEVFERVQPFYQLVQQMGSIASQCMKEGIQEISVTYAGESLDFDTAILTKSLISGFFKSRVDASVNEVNALLVAKERGITVGEKISTDSLGYANLISVKVKGDNRELTISGTYIENYGSRIVNLNGFKIDFHPEAHLLYIQHTDKPGVIGNVGKILGDHKVNIATMQVGRKEAGGEAIMVLSFDAPLEDALKQVLMETKEITFMSRISL; this is translated from the coding sequence GTGTATCGGATTTTAGTAGCAGATGCCATCAAACCAGAGGGACTCGAACCTCTATCAGGCGCATCCAATATTCTTCTCATTCAAAAGACGGTAGAGGAAGCAGCAAACGAACTTGAGCAGATTGATGCTATCCTTGTTAGAAGCGCAACGAAGGTCACCGAAGAATTAATGAAAGGGATGCCTCAATTGAAAATCATTGCCCGCGCAGGTGTTGGCGTTGATAATATAGACATCCCGGCTGCAACGAAACGCGGAATCGTCGTCGTCAATGCACCTGATGGCAATACCATTTCAACAGCTGAGCATACTTTTGCCATGATGGCTTCACTAATGCGCCACATTCCGCAGGCAAACGCCTCACTAAAAAATGGAGAATGGAAACGTTCTTCGTACACAGGTACGGAACTTCGGGGCAAGACATTGGGCATTGTTGGATTTGGGCGTATTGGAGGGGAAATCGCCAAGCGAGCTAAAGTGTTTGGGATGGATGTCATTGTATATGATCCATTCCTGTCAGCCGATCGTGCTAAAAAGATGTCGGTCCTATCATTACCCTTGGATGAATTGCTTCCTAAAGCAGACATCATTACTGTACATACGCCTCTGACCGCTGAAACGAGAGGGTTAATCAATAAAGAAAAATTGTACACTTGTAAAAAAGGCGTTTATATACTGAACTGTGCCCGGGGTGGAATTCTGGACGAAGATGATTTATATGAGATGATCGTTAAAGGTCAAGTAGCAGGCGCTGCCTTGGACGTTTTCGTCGAAGAACCTCCGTTTGGACATAAACTCCTCGAACTTGATAATGTCATTGCCACACCACATTTGGGAGCCTCCACGAAAGAAGCCCAATTGAATGTGGCCGTACAGGTTGCCCAGGAAGTCCTGACCTTTTTTGAGGGAAATCCAGTCTCAAGTTCCATCAACCTTCCAGCCATCTCTAAAGAAGTGTTCGAAAGGGTCCAGCCCTTTTATCAGCTCGTTCAGCAAATGGGATCGATTGCCTCACAATGCATGAAAGAAGGTATTCAAGAAATCTCGGTAACATACGCAGGCGAATCACTAGACTTCGATACTGCAATTCTGACAAAAAGTTTAATTTCAGGTTTCTTCAAATCAAGAGTTGACGCATCCGTCAATGAGGTGAATGCCTTGCTGGTCGCAAAAGAGCGCGGCATCACTGTCGGGGAAAAAATCTCCACTGACTCACTAGGGTACGCGAACTTGATCAGTGTAAAGGTGAAAGGAGATAATCGGGAACTAACGATCAGTGGGACTTATATCGAAAATTACGGTTCACGGATTGTAAATTTGAATGGCTTCAAAATCGACTTTCATCCGGAAGCACATTTACTTTATATTCAGCATACCGATAAACCTGGGGTAATCGGAAACGTAGGGAAAATCCTTGGAGATCACAAGGTGAACATCGCCACGATGCAGGTAGGCCGAAAAGAAGCTGGAGGAGAAGCCATCATGGTATTGAGCTTTGATGCGCCGCTCGAGGACGCTCTGAAACAAGTCCTGATGGAAACAAAAGAAATCACCTTCATGTCCCGCATTTCATTATAA
- a CDS encoding ECF transporter S component has translation MKKNKVKKTVTLAMMGSISYLLMLLNFPFPGFPPFLNVDFSDIPALMAALIFGPVAGILVEFIKNLLDLVMTGTLTVVPIGHIANFIAGILFVLPTYYVFKKINSKKGMTFALLAGTVTMAVFMSVLNYFVFLPAYTFFLGAEAMSGPESRTLVTTAILPFNVIKGLLITSVFMVLFIKLQTWINKQILYKNA, from the coding sequence ATGAAAAAGAACAAAGTGAAAAAAACGGTGACACTGGCCATGATGGGAAGCATCTCGTATTTATTGATGCTTTTGAATTTTCCGTTTCCCGGATTCCCTCCATTTCTTAATGTTGACTTTAGTGATATTCCAGCATTGATGGCTGCCTTGATTTTTGGACCTGTCGCTGGAATTTTGGTTGAGTTCATTAAAAACCTTTTGGATTTAGTCATGACAGGTACACTGACAGTTGTACCAATTGGACACATCGCTAACTTCATAGCGGGCATCCTGTTCGTGTTGCCAACCTACTATGTGTTCAAAAAAATCAATTCAAAAAAAGGGATGACCTTCGCTTTGCTTGCAGGCACAGTAACCATGGCGGTTTTCATGAGTGTCCTGAATTATTTCGTTTTTCTACCGGCATACACCTTCTTTTTAGGGGCGGAAGCCATGTCGGGACCAGAATCAAGAACACTTGTCACGACTGCCATTCTACCTTTCAACGTGATAAAGGGCCTACTGATCACCTCTGTATTCATGGTATTGTTCATTAAACTGCAGACATGGATCAATAAACAAATATTATATAAAAATGCTTGA